CGAGTGGCATTTATGTGCGCAAACTCAGCCTTGCCGGAGACAATAAATGGTTTAAATACTATTTTTATGGGGTACATGACATTTATACTATAGAAGGTGAAATTTTAGCTCCTACCACAGACGGCAATTTTATATTGGTAAGTGGGGTTACAAGTACCCTTAACAGCGGAGACGGCGATATAGTTATGATAAAATTTGATAAAAACGGCAATGCTTTGTTTACGGCTACTATTGAACAACCCGAAACACACGATACGCCCGGAGCAGTATTATCTATGCCCGACAGCACCTATATTATTGCCGGAACAAAGCGAAAAATTAATGACCCCGTTAAGGAGTTTTATGTTTTGCGCACCAATGCCGCAGGTCAAAAAATATGGGATACCACTTTACATACTACCAAATCAGGACTGGGCGCAAGCTTAGACTATGGTATTGATGGTGGATATATTGCTTCGGGTTATATAAACCCCAATTCTTTACAGAGCACCGAAATGTACGTGGCAAAGTTTAACGACCAAAACAAAAAAGAGTGGGAGTTTTTACATGGCACCCCCGAAAGCGATAATGGGTGTCATATTACTAAAGCAAACGACAATACCTACTTAATAACAGGTGGTCTATATAGCGGAGAAAAGAAAAGATGCTATATAGCCAAATTAAGTTCTGAGGGTAGTTTGCTTTGGGAACAAGAGTATATTATAGGCGCTTATCCAACATCAAGTCAAGCAGTACCTCGTAAAATGCCAGGCGAAAACAATGGTTATATTGGTTGTTTATTAACCCACAATGGTTTATATAATTACTACCCTGTTTTAATTCGCTATACGGAAGATGGCGACACCCTATGGACAAAGAAAATTCCGGGTATAGATGCTTTTAACGATTGGTATATTAAAGATATAGAGCCAACTTATGATGGTGGTTTTTTGTTATCGGGTTTTAACTACACACAACAAAGTTCGTGGGTCGTTAAAATAGATACCCTCGGCGAAACCTGCGAGTATTTGGGTTGTTTTATGTCGTTATATACAGGTATCGAAAATTCCCCCTCACTGAGGGGGTTAGGGGGAGTTCCTACTTCGGCGGGGTTAGGGGCAGTAACCCCCAACCCCGCCCACCAAACGGCTACCCTAACCCTCAACCCCAACTATACCCATCTAATAAATCAAGGCGAAACCCTTGAAATTTTTAACATCCAGGGGCAGTTGGTTAAAACCATTCCTTTATCATCAGGAGGGGAAACCACCACGTTTACCACCGCCAACCT
The sequence above is drawn from the Sphingobacteriales bacterium genome and encodes:
- a CDS encoding T9SS type A sorting domain-containing protein, producing MKYLILLTFAIGWVIAVKSQPFYYFNKEYIYDTLNTGAPACMPLPDGYLIAGPFGSYNFTSGIYVRKLSLAGDNKWFKYYFYGVHDIYTIEGEILAPTTDGNFILVSGVTSTLNSGDGDIVMIKFDKNGNALFTATIEQPETHDTPGAVLSMPDSTYIIAGTKRKINDPVKEFYVLRTNAAGQKIWDTTLHTTKSGLGASLDYGIDGGYIASGYINPNSLQSTEMYVAKFNDQNKKEWEFLHGTPESDNGCHITKANDNTYLITGGLYSGEKKRCYIAKLSSEGSLLWEQEYIIGAYPTSSQAVPRKMPGENNGYIGCLLTHNGLYNYYPVLIRYTEDGDTLWTKKIPGIDAFNDWYIKDIEPTYDGGFLLSGFNYTQQSSWVVKIDTLGETCEYLGCFMSLYTGIENSPSLRGLGGVPTSAGLGAVTPNPAHQTATLTLNPNYTHLINQGETLEIFNIQGQLVKTIPLSSGGETTTFTTANLISGIYYCRLQNHPEIEGVKMVLW